A single genomic interval of Chitinophaga sp. 180180018-3 harbors:
- a CDS encoding glutamine--tRNA ligase/YqeY domain fusion protein, whose protein sequence is MSEEKSLNFIEQIVEEDIANGVNDGRVLTRFPPEPNGYLHIGHAKSIVLNFGLAQKYNGKTNLRFDDTNPVTEDTEYVESIKADIRWLGFEWDKELYASDYFEQLYDFAVQLIKKGLAYVEDATAEEIAAAKGTPTVPGTPTPARSRSVEENLDLFERMRKGEFKDGEKTLRAKGDLASSNMHMRDPLMYRIKHAHHHRTGDKWCIYPMYDFAHGQSDSIENITHSICTLEFIPHRPLYDWFIKELDIFPSHQYEFARLNLTNTVMSKRKLKLLVTEGFVSGWDDPRMPTISGLRRRGYTAASIRMLCDKVGVQKRDNMIELSLLEYCIREELNKTANRVMAVLDPVKLVITNYPDGQVEELIADNNPEDESAGTRILHFSKTLYIEREDFMENPPKKFFRLGPGLHVRLKNAYIIKGESVEKDAAGNITTIYASYLPESKSGGDHSGLTVKGTIHWVSAEHAATAEVRIYDRLFTSENPAAEEVDFKSLINTDSLQVIKEAYVEPCLLKAKPGERFQFLRKGYFVVDPDSTPEKVVFNRTVTLKDTWAKESKK, encoded by the coding sequence ATGAGCGAAGAAAAATCACTCAATTTTATTGAACAGATAGTAGAAGAAGACATTGCGAATGGCGTAAACGATGGCAGGGTACTTACCCGGTTCCCGCCCGAGCCCAATGGCTACCTGCATATAGGCCATGCCAAGTCGATCGTATTAAACTTCGGACTGGCCCAGAAATACAATGGGAAAACCAATCTCCGTTTTGATGATACTAACCCTGTAACTGAAGACACTGAATATGTGGAGTCTATCAAAGCAGATATCCGCTGGCTGGGATTCGAATGGGATAAAGAATTGTATGCCTCCGATTATTTTGAGCAGCTGTACGATTTTGCGGTGCAACTGATCAAAAAAGGGCTGGCTTATGTGGAAGATGCCACCGCAGAAGAGATTGCCGCCGCCAAAGGTACACCTACCGTGCCAGGCACTCCCACACCGGCCAGAAGCCGTTCTGTAGAAGAGAACCTGGACCTGTTTGAAAGAATGCGTAAAGGAGAATTCAAAGACGGGGAGAAAACGCTCAGGGCCAAAGGCGACCTGGCTTCCTCCAATATGCATATGCGCGACCCCCTGATGTACAGGATCAAGCATGCGCATCACCATCGCACCGGCGACAAATGGTGCATCTATCCGATGTACGATTTTGCGCATGGCCAGAGCGACAGCATCGAAAACATCACTCATTCCATCTGTACCCTGGAGTTTATACCGCATCGCCCGCTGTACGACTGGTTCATTAAAGAACTGGACATATTCCCCAGCCATCAGTATGAGTTTGCACGTTTAAACCTGACCAATACGGTAATGAGTAAACGAAAACTGAAACTGCTGGTAACAGAAGGTTTTGTAAGCGGCTGGGACGATCCGCGTATGCCAACTATCAGCGGTTTACGTCGCCGTGGTTACACTGCCGCCAGCATTCGTATGCTGTGTGATAAGGTAGGTGTTCAGAAACGTGATAATATGATTGAGCTGAGCCTGTTGGAATACTGCATCCGCGAAGAGCTGAACAAAACCGCCAATCGTGTGATGGCGGTGCTGGATCCGGTGAAGCTGGTGATCACCAATTACCCGGATGGACAAGTAGAAGAGCTGATCGCTGATAATAATCCTGAAGATGAAAGTGCCGGTACGCGTATCCTGCATTTCAGTAAGACGCTGTACATAGAAAGGGAAGATTTCATGGAAAACCCTCCCAAGAAGTTTTTCCGGCTGGGCCCGGGCCTACACGTACGTTTAAAGAATGCTTACATCATCAAAGGAGAAAGCGTGGAAAAGGATGCAGCTGGTAACATCACTACCATTTATGCATCTTACCTGCCCGAAAGCAAAAGTGGTGGCGATCATAGCGGGTTAACTGTAAAAGGCACCATCCATTGGGTTAGTGCTGAACATGCAGCCACTGCTGAAGTCCGTATCTACGACCGGTTGTTCACTTCTGAAAATCCGGCTGCAGAAGAAGTTGATTTCAAATCACTGATTAATACCGACTCCCTGCAGGTGATTAAAGAAGCTTACGTTGAACCATGTTTGCTGAAAGCTAAACCCGGCGAGCGTTTCCAGTTCCTGCGCAAAGGCTATTTCGTTGTGGACCCGGACAGTACTCCGGAGAAAGTGGTGTTCAATAGGACTGTGACGCTGAAGGATACCTGGGCGAAAGAGAGCAAGAAATAG
- a CDS encoding polysaccharide deacetylase family protein: MFYLTKTPGILKMLYKSCEWNLSPAGNKVYLTFDDGPHPEATPFVLEQLAKYNAKATFFCIGKNVLEYPSVYQQILEAGHSTGNHTHNHLNGWKTGTEKYIENVLEAAKYIASPLFRPPYGRITPFQIRQIKNKIPGARIIMWDILSGDFDTTINGETCVQNVVFKLKPGSIVVFHDSTKAWDRVQYALPRVLEFCKKQQFELAAIV, encoded by the coding sequence ATGTTCTATCTTACCAAAACGCCAGGTATATTGAAGATGTTGTATAAAAGTTGTGAATGGAATCTGTCGCCGGCAGGCAATAAGGTTTATCTTACTTTCGATGATGGCCCGCATCCTGAAGCCACGCCTTTTGTATTGGAACAGTTGGCGAAGTATAATGCTAAAGCTACTTTCTTTTGCATCGGAAAAAATGTATTGGAGTATCCATCTGTTTATCAGCAAATACTGGAAGCAGGTCACAGTACCGGTAACCACACGCATAATCATCTCAATGGATGGAAAACAGGTACAGAAAAATATATAGAGAATGTACTGGAAGCGGCCAAATATATCGCTTCGCCCCTATTCAGGCCTCCTTATGGCCGGATCACGCCTTTCCAGATCAGGCAGATAAAAAATAAGATTCCCGGTGCCAGGATCATTATGTGGGATATCCTGAGTGGTGATTTTGATACAACAATTAATGGGGAAACCTGTGTGCAGAACGTGGTATTCAAATTAAAGCCCGGCTCCATTGTAGTATTCCACGACAGTACCAAAGCCTGGGATCGTGTGCAGTACGCGCTGCCCCGGGTACTGGAGTTTTGCAAAAAACAGCAATTCGAACTGGCAGCTATCGTATAA
- the gltX gene encoding glutamate--tRNA ligase, translated as MDHKKVRVRFAPSPTGGLHLGGVRTVLFNYLFARKHKGDFVLRIEDTDQTRYVPGAEEYINECLSWCGLEPDESPTKGGAYGPYRQSERKPIYRQYAEQLVQSGHAYYAFDTPEELDNMRVQLKTPENPSPQYNHIVREKMRNSLTLPDAEVQDLLAKNTPHVIRIKMPVNEELIFTDLIRGEVTFHTSLVDDKVLLKADGMPTYHLAVVVDDYLMKITHVFRGEEWLPSAPVHLLLWKHLGWEADMPQWAHLPLILKPDGNGKLSKRDGDRLGFPVYAMNWFDPKTNELTQGFRERGFLPEAFINMLAMLGWNDGTEQEIFSLQELIEKFSLERVHKAGAKFDFEKAKWFNHQYIHHKDSESLAALFQPVLAEKGISADPAYVAKVAGLVKDRCYFVNEIWDHGFFFFQAPESYDEAAVKPKWNADKEAFFEAWSAQLASLTTATAAEMEAAFKTLATERNLKMGDVQLPFRIMLTSGKFGPPVFDIVATLGVEETQKRIGKGLETFKN; from the coding sequence ATGGATCACAAAAAAGTAAGAGTGCGCTTTGCGCCCAGTCCTACTGGCGGCCTGCATCTTGGCGGTGTACGCACTGTTTTGTTCAACTATTTATTTGCCAGAAAGCACAAAGGCGATTTTGTGCTGCGTATTGAAGATACTGACCAAACCCGCTATGTGCCGGGAGCGGAGGAATATATTAATGAATGCCTGAGCTGGTGCGGGTTAGAGCCGGATGAAAGCCCAACTAAAGGCGGGGCTTACGGTCCTTACCGTCAGAGCGAACGCAAACCAATCTACCGTCAATATGCCGAGCAGCTGGTACAATCCGGCCATGCTTACTACGCATTCGACACGCCGGAAGAGCTGGACAATATGCGTGTGCAACTGAAAACGCCGGAAAATCCATCTCCCCAGTATAACCACATCGTGCGGGAAAAAATGCGTAATTCCCTTACGCTGCCTGATGCGGAAGTACAGGACCTGCTGGCGAAAAACACGCCGCATGTGATCCGTATCAAGATGCCTGTTAACGAAGAACTGATATTCACTGATCTTATCCGCGGAGAAGTAACCTTCCACACCTCGCTGGTAGATGATAAGGTGCTGCTGAAGGCTGATGGTATGCCTACCTATCACCTGGCCGTGGTGGTAGACGATTATCTCATGAAAATCACACATGTTTTCCGTGGAGAAGAATGGCTGCCGTCTGCACCTGTACATCTCCTGCTCTGGAAACACCTCGGCTGGGAAGCAGATATGCCCCAATGGGCACACTTACCGCTGATTCTGAAGCCGGATGGCAATGGCAAGCTCAGTAAACGGGATGGCGATCGTTTAGGCTTCCCCGTATATGCCATGAACTGGTTCGATCCTAAGACGAATGAGCTGACACAGGGCTTCCGTGAAAGAGGATTCCTGCCCGAAGCATTCATCAATATGTTAGCCATGCTGGGCTGGAATGACGGCACAGAACAGGAAATATTTTCACTGCAGGAACTGATAGAGAAATTTTCGCTGGAAAGGGTACACAAGGCAGGTGCGAAATTTGATTTCGAGAAAGCCAAATGGTTCAACCACCAGTATATTCATCATAAAGATAGCGAAAGCCTGGCAGCCCTCTTCCAGCCGGTATTGGCAGAGAAGGGCATCAGTGCGGATCCGGCTTACGTTGCTAAAGTAGCCGGACTCGTGAAAGACCGGTGCTATTTCGTAAACGAAATATGGGATCACGGATTTTTCTTCTTCCAGGCTCCTGAAAGCTACGACGAAGCAGCTGTTAAGCCCAAGTGGAATGCCGATAAAGAAGCCTTTTTTGAAGCCTGGTCCGCGCAGCTGGCCTCTCTGACAACTGCCACTGCAGCTGAAATGGAAGCCGCTTTCAAAACGCTCGCTACAGAAAGAAATCTGAAAATGGGAGATGTACAGTTACCCTTCCGCATCATGCTGACCAGCGGCAAATTCGGCCCTCCGGTATTTGATATCGTTGCCACCCTGGGCGTGGAAGAAACGCAGAAACGTATAGGGAAAGGACTGGAAACATTTAAGAATTAG
- a CDS encoding type I asparaginase has product MATSKMSKILIIYTGGTVGMIYDDKTKALRPIGFNEIRNNLPELYRMGIDFYVYAFNPPIDSSDMQPEIWVELASIIEDRYDRYDGFVILHGSDTMAFTASALSFMLENLTKPVILTGSQLPIGKIRTDAKENIITAMEIACSRHNGTDISMVPEVCIYFDFSLFRGNRSKKYNAEKFEAFYTMNYPPLAEAGIDIKYKHQFILPTPNKPLKVHKELETNITVLKLFPGITRKAVEATLNIPGLKGVIMETFGSGNTNTQPWFIESIKRVIDNGAIVIDITQCDGGSVELGKYETSQHLLEIGVVSGHDMTFEAAVTKLMFVLGQGLSKEAARGMLETSLRGELTPIEIY; this is encoded by the coding sequence ATGGCCACTAGCAAAATGAGTAAAATACTGATAATCTACACGGGCGGTACAGTAGGGATGATCTATGATGATAAAACCAAAGCACTGCGTCCCATCGGCTTCAATGAAATAAGAAATAATTTGCCGGAGCTTTACCGGATGGGGATTGACTTCTACGTATATGCATTCAACCCGCCTATTGATTCATCAGATATGCAGCCTGAGATTTGGGTAGAGCTGGCGAGCATCATCGAAGACCGGTACGACCGGTATGATGGATTTGTGATACTCCATGGCTCTGATACCATGGCGTTCACGGCATCCGCACTGAGCTTCATGTTAGAAAACCTGACGAAGCCGGTGATTTTGACCGGTTCCCAGCTACCTATCGGGAAGATACGGACAGATGCCAAGGAGAACATCATCACTGCTATGGAAATAGCCTGTAGCCGTCATAATGGTACAGATATATCCATGGTACCGGAAGTCTGCATCTACTTCGATTTCTCGCTGTTCAGGGGCAACCGTTCCAAAAAGTATAATGCAGAGAAATTTGAGGCATTCTATACGATGAATTACCCGCCGTTGGCAGAAGCAGGTATAGATATCAAGTACAAACACCAGTTTATACTGCCAACACCCAATAAACCGCTGAAAGTACACAAGGAACTGGAAACAAATATCACGGTATTGAAACTGTTTCCCGGTATCACACGCAAGGCTGTAGAAGCTACATTGAACATCCCCGGACTGAAAGGGGTGATCATGGAAACATTTGGTAGTGGTAACACCAATACCCAGCCCTGGTTCATAGAAAGTATAAAAAGGGTGATTGATAACGGTGCCATTGTAATAGACATCACACAATGTGATGGCGGATCTGTGGAACTGGGCAAATATGAAACCAGTCAGCATCTGCTGGAAATAGGAGTGGTTAGCGGCCATGATATGACCTTTGAAGCAGCTGTCACCAAGCTGATGTTTGTGCTGGGACAGGGACTTTCGAAAGAGGCAGCCAGGGGAATGCTGGAAACCTCACTGAGGGGAGAACTGACTCCAATTGAGATTTATTAA
- a CDS encoding TatD family hydrolase, with product MLWIDTHTHLYSEEFEADREEMVARALAAGVSQLFLPNIDEDSITGMLELEARHPEHIFAMMGIHPCYVKETVEDQLNLIKAWLQQRPFKAIGEIGLDFYWDKSLLTQQYRAFQEQLLLAREYGLPVSIHSREATRECINEVKSLQDGRLSGVFHCFSGTVEEAKEIIDLGFYLGIGGVVTFKKSGLGEILEQIDLAHIVLETDAPYLAPVPYRGKRNESAYLPLAGEKLADIKNLKIADVASITSSNARKLFKTL from the coding sequence ATGCTTTGGATAGATACCCACACGCACCTGTATTCGGAAGAATTTGAGGCTGACCGGGAGGAAATGGTGGCGCGGGCCTTAGCAGCGGGAGTATCGCAACTGTTTTTGCCGAATATAGATGAAGACTCCATAACGGGCATGCTGGAGCTGGAAGCCCGGCATCCGGAGCATATTTTTGCCATGATGGGCATCCATCCCTGTTATGTAAAAGAAACGGTGGAAGACCAGCTGAATCTGATAAAAGCCTGGTTGCAACAGCGGCCATTCAAAGCGATTGGTGAAATAGGGCTTGATTTCTACTGGGATAAATCGCTGTTAACGCAGCAATACCGGGCATTTCAGGAGCAGTTGCTGTTGGCGAGGGAATACGGATTACCGGTATCTATCCACAGCAGGGAGGCCACACGGGAATGCATCAACGAAGTAAAGTCATTGCAGGACGGCCGCCTCAGTGGGGTATTTCATTGTTTTTCGGGAACGGTGGAAGAGGCGAAGGAAATCATTGATCTTGGCTTTTACCTAGGCATAGGCGGAGTAGTAACGTTTAAGAAATCGGGGCTGGGTGAAATACTCGAACAGATAGACCTCGCGCATATAGTGTTGGAAACAGATGCTCCTTATCTGGCTCCCGTTCCTTACAGGGGAAAACGTAATGAAAGCGCCTATCTTCCGCTGGCAGGCGAAAAGTTAGCAGATATAAAAAATCTAAAAATTGCTGACGTAGCCTCTATAACGAGCAGTAATGCCCGGAAATTATTCAAAACGCTCTAA
- a CDS encoding cobalamin B12-binding domain-containing protein, translated as MVNPLNRPVRVLVAKVGLDGHDRGAKVIAAALRDAGMEVIYTGLRQTPEMVVNAALQEDVDAIGVSILSGAHMTVFPKIIALMKEKGMNDVLLTGGGIIPDTDMEALQELGVGKLFPPGTTTQDITAYITDWVASHRNF; from the coding sequence ATGGTCAACCCATTAAATCGTCCTGTTCGTGTTTTGGTAGCCAAAGTCGGCCTTGATGGCCACGACCGGGGCGCTAAGGTAATCGCCGCAGCCCTGAGGGATGCCGGCATGGAGGTTATTTACACCGGTCTGCGGCAAACTCCTGAAATGGTGGTGAATGCTGCCTTGCAGGAAGATGTGGACGCTATTGGTGTCAGCATCCTTTCCGGCGCTCATATGACCGTATTTCCCAAGATCATTGCCCTGATGAAAGAAAAAGGTATGAATGATGTGCTGCTCACCGGCGGAGGGATCATCCCGGATACCGATATGGAAGCATTACAGGAGTTGGGGGTAGGAAAACTGTTCCCCCCGGGCACCACTACCCAGGACATTACCGCCTATATCACTGACTGGGTGGCCTCTCACAGAAATTTTTAA